In a genomic window of Salvelinus sp. IW2-2015 unplaced genomic scaffold, ASM291031v2 Un_scaffold1316, whole genome shotgun sequence:
- the LOC112070412 gene encoding uncharacterized protein, whose protein sequence is MACKDTPSKIQDTIAISTCINQGPPARYQLVTKKHSLDDDEQLRRCTFGERDHNKLNKTILIVGETGTGKSTLINGMVNHVLGVEWEDKVWFQIVEEEKGSRGESQTTAVTIYEVFGCEGLRVPFSLTIIDTPGYGDTRGIQEDQLISGKLLEMFRSTNGIHQLDAVGLVVKATENRLSDRQKYIFDSVLSLFGKAMEKNIVALITDSLGRSPKNAIEAITRANLPCAKNDRNQPVHFVFNNCQCEVFDEENEDYEEYVFSQKTAWDKEAKSMGKFFDYKMEPKSMKMTEGVLRERKQLEACVSNLHERIHMVDLKEVEVKQTKEAQEKHKKERYTNSVSDNVRSYIERIPTPEWFATTCEVCEENCHYPCRQEKDPSACKMMKKNHCTVCKNKCHSSKHVSEATMYLKLK, encoded by the coding sequence gGACACACCATCAAAAATACAAGACACCATTGCAATAAGTACCTGTATCAATCAAGGACCTCCTGCAAGGTATCAGCTGGTAACAAAGAAACATAGTCTAGATGATGATGAACAACTCAGAAGATGTACCTTTGGAGAGAGAGATCACAATAAGCTCAACAAAACCATTCTGATAGtgggagagacaggaacaggGAAGTCAACTCTGATCAATGGCATGGTCAATCATGTCCTAGGAGTAGAGTGGGAGGACAAAGTCTGGTTTCAGATCGTTGAGGAGGAAAAAGGAAGTCGAGGTGAAAGTCAAACTACAGCAGTCACTATATATGAAGTCTTCGGGTGTGAGGGCCTGAgagtccccttctctctcaccatCATTGACACTCCTGGGTACGGAGACACCAGAGGGATCCAAGAAGACCAACTGATCTCTGGAAAACTGTTGGAGATGTTTAGGTCTACMAATGGGATTCATCAACTTGATGCTGTGGGTTTAGTGGTGAAGGCAACTGAGAATCGACTCAGTGACAGACAGAAGTACATCTTCGATTCAGTTCTGTCTTTATTTGGCAAAGCCATGGAGAAGAACATTGTGGCCCTTATCACAGACTCACTAGGGAGGTCCCCAAAGAATGCCATTGAAGCTATTACAAGAGCAAACCTTCCTTGTGCCAAAAATGACAGGAATCAGCCTGTTCATTTTGTGTTCAACAACTGTCAATGTGAAGTCTTTGATGAAGAAAATGAGGATTATGAAGAATATGTGTTTAGTCAGAAGACAGCGTGGGACAAGGAAGCAAAGTCCATGGGCAAGTTTTTTGACTATAAAATGGAACCAAAAAGCATGAAGATGACTGAAGGAGTTCTGAGAGAACGCAAACAACTGGAGGCGTGTGTCAGCAACCTACACGAGCGGATCCACATGGTTGATCTGAAGGAGGTTGAAGTCAAGCAGACTAAAGAAGCCCAGGagaaacacaagaaagagaggtACACTAACTCTGTTTCTGATAATGTAAGGTCTTACATAGAAAGGATACCTACACCGGAATGGTTCGCAACCACCTGTGAAGTGTGTGAGGAAAACTGTCACTATCCATGCAGGCAAGAAAAAGATCCCTCAGCGTGTAAAATGATGAAAAAGAACCATTGCACtgtgtgtaaaaacaaatgtcacagcagtaaacatgtcagtgaagccacaatgtatttaaagttAAAGTAG
- the LOC112070414 gene encoding leukocyte immunoglobulin-like receptor subfamily B member 2, whose product MQCYISTDTDWTYSWFTGNNLKSSTPGQTITTLSNQAGQYRCVGVRTGRPQWSQLSVFLPISVTDYQPSTTLTSDKEDVFTGDSVTLSCTVESSGWKFYWYRHRPDSTPVTTTSVYSYTLSWVSVSDGGQYWCRAGRGDPVYYTLYSDPVQINITARIGGSGSGMPGPTLILCLLNRRDRAETSPDREYWLRRNRTVDMIAGGSELGTTAEDSVLQTIAGDPDLRTVAGGSGLRRSRSSDGNRRWIVSPGSSTSVLVGVVVGLVVSGFLLVILLVLLWRFKNAKGSCFNRIFLNPQPQRTNQDPQQDQGSTQSQAPDAGYTRLQHGGDHIYDTINPSENNDNGTV is encoded by the exons ATGCAGTGTTACATATCAACGGACACAGACTGGACGTACAGCTGGTTTACAGGCAACAACCTCAAATCCAGTACGCCTGGTCAAACCATCACCACTCTGTCTAACCAGGCTGGTCAGTACAGATGTGTTGGGGTGAGGACAGGTCGGCCTCAGTGGTCTCAACTCAGTGTTTTCCTCCCCATCAGTGTTACTG ATTATCAGCCGTCGACTACACTGACTTCAGACAAGGAGGACGTATTCACAGGAGACAGTGTGACACTGAGCTGTACTGTAGAGTCTTCTGGATGGAAGTTTTACTGgtacagacacagaccagactcTACACCAGTAACCACAACCTCTGTATACTCCTACACACTCAGCTGGGTCAGTGTCTCTGATGGAGGACAGTACTGGTgcagagctgggagaggagacccAGTCTACTACACCCTGTACAGTGACCCAGTCCAGATAAACATTACTG CCCGGATcggcggctccggttcgggaaTGCCCGGTCCGACGCTGATCCTCTGCCTCCTGAACAGACGGGATCGCGCGGAGACCTCCCCCGACCGTGAGTATTGGTTGCGGAGGAACCGGACTGTGGATAtgatcgccggaggctctgaactGGGAACAACCGCTGAGGACTCTGTACTGCAGACCATCGCTGGAGACCCGGatctgcggaccgtcgctggaggttccggactgcgaCGGTCGCGGAGCTCGgatgggaaccgtcgctgga TCGTATCTCCTGGATCCTCTACATCAGTCCTAGTAGGAGTGGTTGTGGGTCTGGTTGTTTCTGGATTTCTACTGGTCATTCTCCTCGTCCTGCTGTGGAGATTTAAAAACGCCAAAG GTTCCTGTTTTAACAGAATATTCTT GAACCCCCAGCCCCAGAGAACCAACCAGGACCCCCAACAGGACCAAGGATCTACCCAGAGTCAGGCTCCTGATGCTGGGTATACACGTCTGCAGCATG GTGGCGATCACATCTATGATACGATCAATCCATCTGAGAACAATGATAATGGTACTGTATAG